The Deinococcus aquaticus genomic interval ACCCGCTGGCTGGTCCCGCCCGCCGCGCTGGCCGTACACCTGAGCATCGGGCAGATCTACGGGTACTCGGTGTTCAACAAGCCCCTCTCCCGCCTGATCAGCGGCGACCTGACCGCCGAGACCGGTGCGCCCGGCGACTGGTCCCTGTTCCAGGTGGGCCTGATCTTCAGCGTGGCCCTGTTTTTCCTGGGAGCCAGCAGCGCCATCTTCGGCAAGTGGGTGGAACGCGAGGGGCCGCGCAAGACCATGTTCGCCAGCGCCCTGCTGTTCTGCGGCGGATTCTTCGTCGCGGCGCTCGGCGTGAAACTGCACTCGCTGCCACTCGTGATCTTCGGGAACGGCGTGCTGGGCGGCATCGGGCTGGGCCTGGGGTACATCAGCCCGGTCAGCACGCTGATCAAGTGGTTCCCGGACCGGCCGGGACTGGCGACCGGCATGGCCATCATGGGCTTCGGCGGCGGCGCCCTGATCGGCAGTCCGCTGGGCACCGCACTCATGACCCGTTTTGCCGGGGATGGCACGCTGGGCGTCGGCACGACCTTCCTGATCATGGGGGCCGTGTACCTGCTGTTCATGCTGTTCGGCGCGTTCCTGATCCGCGTGCCCGCCGAGGGCTGGACGCCCGCCGGGTGGACCCCGAAACCGCAGGCTCCGGGCGGCATGATCTCCTCTCACAACGTGCTGGTCGATCAGGCGTTCCGCACGCCGCAGTTCTGGCTGCTGTTCGCCGTGCTGTTCCTGAACGTCACAGCCGGGATCGGCGTGCTCGGGCAGGCCAGCGTGATGATTCAGGAGATGTTCAGTGACCGCGTCCTGGGCGCCGGGAACGGCGTGACGGCCGCCGCCGCCGCCGGCTTCGTAGGCCTGCTGAGCATCTTCAACATGGCCGGGCGGTTCATCTGGTCCTCGACCAGCGACCGCATCGGGCGCAAGCCCACGTACATGATCTTCTTCGCGCTGGGCGCCGTGCTGTACTTCCTGATTCCCATGTTCGGCAACATGGGCAGCCTGGTGCTGTTCGTGGCGGGCTTCTGCGTGATCATGAGCATGTACGGCGGCGGGTTCGCCACCATTCCCGCGTACCTGCGGGACATGTTCGGCACCGCGAACGTCGGCGCGATCCACGGCCGCCTGCTGCTCGCCTGGAGTGCCGCCGCCATCGTCGGCCCCAGCCTCGTGAACGGCTTCCGCGACAGTCAGATCAAGGCCGGGATTCCCGCCGCGCAGGCGTACAGCACCACCATGTACATCATGGCCGCGCTGCTGGTCGTGGGGTTTGTGGCCAACCTGATGGTCCGCCCCGTCGCCGAGAAGTTCTGGGCCCAGAACCGCGCGCCCGCCGCCAGCCACGACTAACGCAGCCACGACTGATACGCATTCCAGCCAGGAGGTCCGCATGACCCGTTCCACCCCCGAACCCACCGAACAGCTGTCTCCCGTGATCTACCTGACGTGGCTGGTGCCCGGCATTCCCCTGGTCTGGGGCGTCTGGCAGACGCTGATCAAGGTCGCGCAACTGTTCCAGTAAGCCGGCCTGATGGCAGATGGCAGATGGCGGCCTCCCCCACTTCTGGGGGAGGTTCGCTGTTCAGGCCGGTTCAGGTCGGGGCGGGCTGCGCGCGTCCGTCCAGTTCGCGGCGCAGGTACGGTGCGGTGCGGCTGCCACTTGCCCTGGCGACCTGTTCGGGGGTGCCCTGGGCCACGATCTGACCGCCCTCCTCTCCCGCGCCGGGGCCGAGGTCCACGACCCAGTCACTTGCGGCGATCACGCCCAGGTCGTGCTCGACGACCATGACGGTATGCCCGGCGTCCACGAGGCGGCGCAGCTGCGCGCCCAGGCGTTCCACGTCGCTGGGGTGCAGGCCGGTGGTGGGTTCGTCCAGCAGGTACACGGTGTGGCCGCGCACGGCCTTCTGGAGTTCGGTCGCCAGTTTCACGCGCTGCGCCTCGCCGCCCGAGAGTTCCGTGGCAGGCTGCCCGAGGCGCAGGTAGCCCAGGCCGACCTCCTGAAGGGTGCTCAGGGCGCGGTGGACGGGGGCCTCGTCTGCGAACACCTGCGCGGCGGCGTCCACGGTGAGGTTCAGCACCTGCGCGATGTTCAGGCCGTTCCAGGTGACCTCCAGCGTGGCGGCTTTAAAGCGGGTGCCGTGGCAGACGGGACAGGGCGCATATACGGACGGCAGGAACAGCAGTTCCACGGTCACGAAGCCCTCGCCCTGGCAGTGTTCGCAGCGGCCGCCCTTCACGTTGAACGAGAAGCGGCCCGCGCTGTAGCGGCGCTCCCGGGCCAGGGGCGTCGCGGCGAACAGGCGGCGTACGTGGTCGAACAGGCCGGTGTACGTGGCGAGGTTGCTGCGCGGCGTGCGCCCGATGGGTGCCTGCGTGACCTGCACCAGCCGCCGCACGCGTCCCACATCGCCGCCCAGGGTGCCCTGCGTGGGGGCGGGGGCGTCGTCGGCAGTCAGCAGATCGGCCGGGTCGGCGCCAGCTTCGACTGGGGCTATCTCGCGGCCCAGGTGGGCGCCCAGCAGGTCCGCGAGGGCCTGGGTGATCAGGCTGGACTTCCCGGAGCCGCTGACGCCCGTCACGGCCGTCAGAACGCCCAGTGGCAGGCGCACGTCCACGCCGCTCAGGTTGTTGCGGGTCACGCCGCGCAGGTCCAGCCAGCCGGTCGGGTCGCGGCGCACGCCTAGCAAAGGTGCGGGCGGCCCGAAGAGGTGCCGGGCGGTCAGGGAGTCCGGCACGTCCCGCAGGCCCGCCGGGGGACCGCTGTACAGTACCTGCCCGCCGTGCTGCCCGGCATGCGGGCCGACATCCACGATCCAGTCGGCGTGGCGGATCACGCCCGGCTCGTGTTCCACCACGAACAGCGAGTTCCCACCGGCTTTCAGGCGGTCCAGGGCGCCCAGCAGCGCCTCGGTGTCGGCGGGATGCAGCCCGGCAGAGGGTTCGTCCAGCACGTACACCACCCCGAACAGGTTCGAGTACAGCTGCGTGGCCAGCCGCAGGCGTTGCAGTTCGCCGGGCGACAGGGTGGGCGTGCCGCGTTCCAGGGTCAGGTAGCCCAGGCCCAGGCGTTCCAGCACGTCCACGCGGGCGCACAGGTCGGCGGCCAGCCGGGTCAGAGCCAGCGCCTCCTCGGGCGGGCGGGGAGTGCCGTCCGGGCGGGCCGTCTGCCCGGCGGCCGCGGGGGCGAGCAGTTCGGCGGCGCGGCGCAGCGGCAGGCGCGAGAACTCCATGATGTCCAGCCCGGCAAACGTCACGCCCAGGGCCGCGCGGGTCAGCCGCTTGCCGTGGCAGACGGGGCACTCGCGGATCACCATGAACGACGCCGCCCGGCGCTTCATGCTCTCGCTGCCGCTGTTCGCGAACGTGTGCAGCACGTGCCGCCGCGCGGACGTGAACGTGCCCAGGTACGACGGCTCGGCGCGGCGTTTCACGGCCCGGCGCGTCTCCTCGGGCGTCAGACCCGGGTACACCGGCACCTGCGGCTGCTCGTCCGTGAACAGAATCCAGTCGCGGGCCTCGCGCGGCAGGTCCTGCCAGGGGGTGTCCACGTCGTAGTCCAGCGTGACCAGAATGTCGCGCTGGTTCTGCCCGGCCCACGCGGTCGGCCACGCCGCCACGGCCCGCTCGCGGATGGTCAGGGACGGGTCCGGGACCATGCTCTCCTCGGTCACGGCGAACACGCGGCCCAGCCCATGGCATTCCGGGCAGGCGCCCTCCGGCGTGTTCGGCGAGAACCCCTCGGCGTAGATGATGCCCTGCCCCGCCGGGTAGTCCCCCGCGCGGGAGTACAGCAGGCGCAGCACGTTGTTCAGGGTGGTCAGGCTGCCCACACTGCTGCGCGCCGACGTGACGCCCCGCCCCTGCTGCAACGCCACGGCGGGCGGCAGGCCGTCGATGCGGTCCACGTCCGGCGTGCCCAGCTGATTGAACAGCCGCCGCGCGTACGGCGACACGGAATCCAGGTAGCGGCGCTGCGCCTCGGCGTACAGCGTCCCGAACGCCAGCGAGGACTTCCCGGACCCCGACACGCCCGTGAACACCACCAGCGCGTCGCGGGGCAGGTCCACGTCCACGTTCTTCAGGTTGTGCTCCCGCGCGCCGCGCACCTGCACGAACCCGTCGCGCGGCCGGTCGTCGCGCGGGGAGCCGTCGCGAGAGGAGGATGGAAGGTCGTTCATCCCGGCATGATTCCCCCGCCAGTCGCCGGGCGGGTGCGCGGTCCCTTCAGCCGTTGCCCATGCTCGGGCGTCAGAACGGGAAGAAGATGAGCTGCCCTGGCATCTCCGGGAACGTCGCGTACAGGCTGTCGGCCTGGGGCTTCAGGGCGTCCAGGAAATCCCTGCCGCGTAGCGTGTCGATCTGGCAGTCCGGTGTCCGGTCACTCCCCGACACCTTACAGGTCACCTCATGCGGCGTGCCGTCCAGCGTGCGGAGGGTGCCGGTGCGCAGTTGCGCGACCGGGAAGATGTTCGCGCGGGCGAACGCCGCCTGGAGGGCCGCGTCACTCCGGAAGGCGGCCAGGGTGGTGTTCCGCCCGGACAGGAACTGCGCGAGGGCGTCCCTGCGGTCATCGTCGCCCATGTTGGGCAGCAACACGCTCACGGGGCCACTCACGGCCGCCAGGGTGGGCTGCATGGCGCGGCACATGATGTCGCTGGCGGCGCGGGCGCAGGACCGCACGTAGTCCCGCGCGTCCTTCGGCGAGTACAGGTCCAGGCCCTGTGGATCGCACCCGGCCAGCAGCGGGAGTGTCAGGGCCAGGGGGAGCAGGCGGCGCGTCATGCTCCAGAGTACCGGGTCATTTCAGTCCGGTCAGGAAGTCCTGCACGGCGTTCAGAATCTCGCCTTCCGCCTGCGCGTGCGTGACGGTGGGCAGGCCGTCGCCCTTCTGCGGGCCGTACCGTCCGAAGAACGAGTGGACGGCGCCGGGAATGACGGTCAGGGTCGTGCCGCCGGGCAGGCGTTCCAGGCCGCCGCGCACGTCGTCGGGGGCGGCCACAGCGTCCCGTTCGGCCAGCAGTGACAGCACGGGCAGCGTCCGGTCTTTCAGGCTGACGTTCCCGGCGGGGTACGCGGCCATCAGGATCAGGCCCGCGAGCGCGTCGGCGTTGTTCGCGGCGTACTGCGCGGCCATCGCGCCGCCCAGCGAGTGCCCGGCGATCACCACGCGCTTGCCCTGGCCGTACTGCCCGATCAGACCGTCCGCGCGGTTAATACCGGTCACGGCGAGGTCCAGCGGGAAGGCGGGGATGACCGTCTGCACGCCCCGGGCGGCCAGCGCGCGGCCCAGCCACTCGTACGCCTGCGGGCGCACCAGTCCGCCGGGGTAGTAGATCAGCAGCGTCTCTGCCTCGCCCTGCGCAGGCCGGATATCGATGACGGGGCCGCCCACGTTCTCCAGCGTCACGTGCGCCGCGTCCTGGCCGGAGGGGGGCACAGCGTCCTGCCCAACGACCAGCGGGGGCCGCACGACCGCCTGCCGCGCCGTGGCGATCAGGTACCCGCCCAGCAGCGAGACCCCCGCGATCACCCACGCCCGCACGCGGGGCGAGAGGAGCGGACGACGCCGGGGGGGGACCGGAGCAGGTGCCGGGGTGGCAGGTGGGATCGTGGGCGCAGGATCGGTGGTCACGCCCCCAGCATAGGCCCGGCCCTCCCCCACTCCCTACCCCGCGCCTTGTACGGATTCCGTTTGTTTCGTTGACAGATCGGAACACCACCGATCTGTCAACTCCACGTCCGGAACCCGTTCTGCTCCTACTCGCTCCGCTCGGATTGAACGGCTTTACAAGCCATTCAATCGGAGTCCGTATTACACGAACGCGCTGAGGCCGGTGATGGCCCGCCCCACGACCAGGGTGTTGATCTCGTTGGTGCCCTCGTAGGAGTAGATGGCCTCGGTGTCCGCGAAGTGCTTGGCGACGCCGTATTCGAGCAGGATGCCGTTCCCGCCGAAGGTCTCGCGGGCCAGGGCGACCGTCTCGCGGCAGCGGGCGGCGGTGACGACCTTGGCGAGCGCAGCGTGCTCGTCGCGCATGTCGCCCGCGTCGGCCATGTGGCTCAGGCGCAGGCACAGCGCGAACAGACTGGTGACGTTGCCCAGCATGTGCACGAGGTGGTTCTGGATCAGCTGGAATTCCCCGATGCGCTTGCCGAACTGCTCGCGGCTCTGGGCGTACGCGGCGGCCAGTTCGTAGGCACCCATGGCGCAGCCGACGCCCTGCCACGCCACACCGGCGCGCGTGAGTTTCAGGACCTCGGCGGTGGTCCGCCAGCCCTGCACGTTCTGCAGGCGGTCGGTGTCGGGCACGCGGCAGTCGTCCAGGGTGATCAGGCCGTTCTCGACGATGCGCAGCGCGGTCTTGCCCTGGATCTTCTCGACCTCGTAGCCGGGCGTGCCGGCGCGGACGATGAAGCCGCGCACTTCCTGGGTGTCCACGTCGCGGGCCCAGATGACCGTGAAGTCGCTGAAGGGGCTGTTCCCGATCCATTTCTTCTGGCCGCGCAGGGTCCAGCTGTCGCCGTCGCGTTTGCAGGTGGTGCGCATGCCCTGGCTGACCTGCGAGCCGCCCTCGGGTTCGGTCAGCCCGAACGCGCCGATCGCCTCCATGTCCAGCATCTTGGGCAGCCACTCGGCCTTCTGCGCGTCGTTACCGCCCAGCGCGATGGACGCG includes:
- a CDS encoding OFA family MFS transporter, with amino-acid sequence MGFLDREHSVAGSNWTRWLVPPAALAVHLSIGQIYGYSVFNKPLSRLISGDLTAETGAPGDWSLFQVGLIFSVALFFLGASSAIFGKWVEREGPRKTMFASALLFCGGFFVAALGVKLHSLPLVIFGNGVLGGIGLGLGYISPVSTLIKWFPDRPGLATGMAIMGFGGGALIGSPLGTALMTRFAGDGTLGVGTTFLIMGAVYLLFMLFGAFLIRVPAEGWTPAGWTPKPQAPGGMISSHNVLVDQAFRTPQFWLLFAVLFLNVTAGIGVLGQASVMIQEMFSDRVLGAGNGVTAAAAAGFVGLLSIFNMAGRFIWSSTSDRIGRKPTYMIFFALGAVLYFLIPMFGNMGSLVLFVAGFCVIMSMYGGGFATIPAYLRDMFGTANVGAIHGRLLLAWSAAAIVGPSLVNGFRDSQIKAGIPAAQAYSTTMYIMAALLVVGFVANLMVRPVAEKFWAQNRAPAASHD
- a CDS encoding MFS transporter small subunit encodes the protein MTRSTPEPTEQLSPVIYLTWLVPGIPLVWGVWQTLIKVAQLFQ
- a CDS encoding excinuclease ABC subunit UvrA; amino-acid sequence: MNDLPSSSRDGSPRDDRPRDGFVQVRGAREHNLKNVDVDLPRDALVVFTGVSGSGKSSLAFGTLYAEAQRRYLDSVSPYARRLFNQLGTPDVDRIDGLPPAVALQQGRGVTSARSSVGSLTTLNNVLRLLYSRAGDYPAGQGIIYAEGFSPNTPEGACPECHGLGRVFAVTEESMVPDPSLTIRERAVAAWPTAWAGQNQRDILVTLDYDVDTPWQDLPREARDWILFTDEQPQVPVYPGLTPEETRRAVKRRAEPSYLGTFTSARRHVLHTFANSGSESMKRRAASFMVIRECPVCHGKRLTRAALGVTFAGLDIMEFSRLPLRRAAELLAPAAAGQTARPDGTPRPPEEALALTRLAADLCARVDVLERLGLGYLTLERGTPTLSPGELQRLRLATQLYSNLFGVVYVLDEPSAGLHPADTEALLGALDRLKAGGNSLFVVEHEPGVIRHADWIVDVGPHAGQHGGQVLYSGPPAGLRDVPDSLTARHLFGPPAPLLGVRRDPTGWLDLRGVTRNNLSGVDVRLPLGVLTAVTGVSGSGKSSLITQALADLLGAHLGREIAPVEAGADPADLLTADDAPAPTQGTLGGDVGRVRRLVQVTQAPIGRTPRSNLATYTGLFDHVRRLFAATPLARERRYSAGRFSFNVKGGRCEHCQGEGFVTVELLFLPSVYAPCPVCHGTRFKAATLEVTWNGLNIAQVLNLTVDAAAQVFADEAPVHRALSTLQEVGLGYLRLGQPATELSGGEAQRVKLATELQKAVRGHTVYLLDEPTTGLHPSDVERLGAQLRRLVDAGHTVMVVEHDLGVIAASDWVVDLGPGAGEEGGQIVAQGTPEQVARASGSRTAPYLRRELDGRAQPAPT
- a CDS encoding alpha/beta fold hydrolase, producing the protein MTTDPAPTIPPATPAPAPVPPRRRPLLSPRVRAWVIAGVSLLGGYLIATARQAVVRPPLVVGQDAVPPSGQDAAHVTLENVGGPVIDIRPAQGEAETLLIYYPGGLVRPQAYEWLGRALAARGVQTVIPAFPLDLAVTGINRADGLIGQYGQGKRVVIAGHSLGGAMAAQYAANNADALAGLILMAAYPAGNVSLKDRTLPVLSLLAERDAVAAPDDVRGGLERLPGGTTLTVIPGAVHSFFGRYGPQKGDGLPTVTHAQAEGEILNAVQDFLTGLK
- a CDS encoding acyl-CoA dehydrogenase family protein; amino-acid sequence: MNTPNVDAQALLAGLDLEALARLNQRLDLGALVKAAAGMSDAQLKGLTRLMSATPEKAPSLPTPNADFFGQMDTLTQVQRDFAGEVRGFMHTHVSPIMNEYWNRDEFPRHLIPELKKHDFMRRIWNEDGSRTPDATVMEGLFTMEACKVDVSTAVFFGVHAGLAFASIALGGNDAQKAEWLPKMLDMEAIGAFGLTEPEGGSQVSQGMRTTCKRDGDSWTLRGQKKWIGNSPFSDFTVIWARDVDTQEVRGFIVRAGTPGYEVEKIQGKTALRIVENGLITLDDCRVPDTDRLQNVQGWRTTAEVLKLTRAGVAWQGVGCAMGAYELAAAYAQSREQFGKRIGEFQLIQNHLVHMLGNVTSLFALCLRLSHMADAGDMRDEHAALAKVVTAARCRETVALARETFGGNGILLEYGVAKHFADTEAIYSYEGTNEINTLVVGRAITGLSAFV